In Paenarthrobacter sp. GOM3, a single window of DNA contains:
- a CDS encoding DUF1819 family protein, whose product MSATSGQQERYALSFTSGGLLVRETQVVASIYLSCFDWPATRALIVDKNLLQSKTRTSSARLTRETIQRLSVLSDSEVVFLTTASPTEQRHLLWAAACRRYDLIGEFAEEVLRERFLVLTPTISVDDYERFISAKRLWHPELDELKPSTGRELRRTLFRMLNEAGLRSEEGAIVPAVLSERVYDALATRAPSDIRFFPTTLPMEATR is encoded by the coding sequence TTGTCGGCGACAAGCGGCCAGCAGGAACGGTATGCGTTGTCGTTCACCAGCGGTGGCCTATTGGTTCGAGAAACCCAAGTCGTAGCCTCAATCTACCTGAGTTGCTTCGATTGGCCAGCGACTCGTGCCTTGATTGTGGATAAGAATCTTCTTCAATCAAAAACCAGAACTTCGAGCGCTCGTCTCACCCGCGAGACCATTCAGCGGCTTAGTGTACTTAGTGACTCCGAAGTCGTATTTCTAACAACAGCCAGCCCTACGGAACAACGCCACCTGCTGTGGGCCGCCGCCTGCCGCCGATACGACCTGATAGGTGAGTTTGCCGAAGAAGTACTCCGTGAGCGGTTCCTAGTCCTCACGCCCACGATCAGTGTCGACGACTACGAACGTTTCATCTCCGCCAAGAGACTGTGGCACCCCGAGCTTGACGAATTAAAACCGTCCACGGGCCGAGAACTGCGTAGAACACTGTTTCGCATGCTAAACGAGGCGGGGCTTCGCAGCGAAGAAGGTGCGATCGTTCCGGCGGTGCTCTCAGAGCGAGTCTACGACGCTCTTGCTACACGAGCCCCAAGCGACATTCGATTCTTCCCAACCACTCTGCCTATGGAGGCGACGCGATGA
- the pglX gene encoding BREX-1 system adenine-specific DNA-methyltransferase PglX: protein MDTTLLERFATRVRRDLLAAVDAKATAVLAAGSIARSERGEVVKKLETEIAAHGRTHVIDKVAYTWFNRIIALRFMDARSYTDAGVVSPAQGQTHGQPEILTDAKRGNLDADVVSNKKRAEAIIGLLDGTRRSTDAEGEAYALLLTAYCHYWHKSMPFMFEREGDYTELLVPAGLLAEGAILSRARAVLTDEVCADVEVIGWLYQFYISERKQDIFDSKAKRGPAEIPAATQLFTPHWIVRYLLENSLGRLWMLNRPASRLTDQMDYYIAPVDEETDFLKLAGPEELTVIDPACGSGHMLTYAFDLLYTIYEEEGYAPSEIPSLILTHNLHGTEIDPRAGALAAFALTMKARAKQRTFLSKQIEPKICVIEPIRFTPQEIDLLLTRDGDNSSEKTIWNLFTSADVTGSLVKPNREALENARRGLADARASGIDGDIIAAEVLSRAESAIHQADVLAATYHVAVANPPYMGGANMESGLAGFAKSEYPLAKIDLYAMFIDRCFEFVGSTGAVAMVTQDSWMFLGAYAKYRAWFLTRGSLRTLAHLGTSAFDTIGGEVVSTVAFVADTRVAGALRSVFVRAADVEGGVKRAVLARAAAGTETKRVWIRRCSDFVDMPNSPIVYWASDDEIDTLRKGPFLGELVQAREGLTTGNNDRFLRRWYEVSYGRIGFGIESTEKSVVSGARWFPYQKGGSSRRWYGNFDFVVDWEDDGERVRGNIDVVTGRVRSHNYNGTYGFRRGLTWSSISGDGFAVRHVEGGFMFDTKGPMAFASRESELLVLEGFLNSSTATRFMRLLAPRLDFKLGHLLSLPVRVRESTRVTELVRQCIQLAKQEWDADELSADFLASPLLGAGQTLAMAVEAICRAEDESAEMLATAEEELDSYFAAAYLGEQATETIDRRRDLASGDGRCRTHIEHLISYSIGCMFGRYSLDEVGLILADQGATLQDYLATVSSPTFGPDADSVIPFVDDGWFEDDIVERFRQFLLTAFGAEHFEENLHFVEESLGVKTLRDYFITKAGKSKFYDDHVQRYQQRPIYWLFSSPKGSFNALIYMHRYNPSTVSTVLNEYLREYRAKLEVARTNAEQAAAAGSTRDQKEADRLRKVLAELRDYEHDVLYPLATQQLVINLDDGVKANYRKFYPALRKIKGLEAAE from the coding sequence TTGGACACCACACTTCTGGAGCGCTTCGCCACGCGAGTACGCCGCGACCTCCTAGCCGCGGTCGACGCGAAGGCCACCGCGGTACTCGCAGCTGGATCCATTGCTCGGAGTGAGCGCGGCGAGGTGGTGAAGAAGCTCGAAACCGAGATCGCCGCACATGGTCGCACGCACGTGATCGACAAGGTCGCCTACACCTGGTTCAACCGAATCATCGCGCTGCGCTTCATGGACGCCCGCAGCTACACGGATGCTGGCGTCGTTTCGCCCGCTCAAGGCCAGACGCATGGCCAGCCGGAGATTCTCACCGACGCCAAGCGCGGTAACCTCGATGCCGACGTTGTGAGCAACAAGAAGAGGGCAGAAGCGATCATCGGGCTGCTTGACGGTACACGACGCAGCACCGATGCCGAAGGCGAAGCCTATGCGCTACTTTTGACCGCGTACTGCCACTACTGGCACAAATCGATGCCGTTCATGTTTGAGCGCGAGGGCGACTACACCGAGCTGCTCGTACCCGCCGGGTTGCTCGCGGAAGGTGCGATCCTGTCCCGAGCACGCGCGGTACTCACAGATGAGGTCTGTGCCGACGTCGAAGTGATCGGCTGGCTCTACCAGTTCTACATCTCGGAGAGAAAGCAGGACATATTTGATAGCAAGGCCAAGCGGGGACCCGCCGAGATCCCTGCAGCGACCCAGCTCTTCACGCCTCACTGGATCGTCCGCTACCTCCTGGAAAACTCCCTAGGGCGCTTGTGGATGCTCAACCGGCCGGCCTCACGCCTTACTGATCAGATGGACTACTACATTGCCCCGGTGGACGAAGAAACCGACTTCCTGAAGCTCGCTGGTCCCGAAGAGTTGACCGTGATCGACCCTGCCTGCGGCTCGGGGCACATGCTCACTTACGCTTTCGACCTGCTCTATACGATCTACGAGGAGGAGGGTTACGCGCCCTCCGAGATCCCCAGCCTAATTCTCACCCACAACCTCCATGGCACAGAGATAGACCCCCGGGCGGGAGCCCTCGCGGCATTTGCGCTAACTATGAAGGCCCGGGCGAAGCAGCGCACGTTCCTCAGCAAGCAGATTGAGCCCAAGATTTGCGTGATCGAGCCAATCCGCTTCACTCCACAGGAGATCGATCTACTACTCACCCGTGACGGTGACAATAGCTCGGAGAAGACGATTTGGAATCTGTTTACAAGCGCTGACGTCACAGGCTCGCTGGTCAAACCCAACAGAGAGGCGCTGGAAAATGCGCGGCGGGGACTCGCGGACGCCAGGGCCAGTGGTATCGATGGCGACATCATAGCTGCTGAGGTGCTGAGTCGGGCCGAGTCTGCAATCCATCAGGCCGACGTCTTGGCCGCTACGTACCATGTTGCCGTTGCTAACCCGCCGTACATGGGCGGCGCAAACATGGAGTCGGGGCTTGCCGGTTTCGCCAAGAGCGAGTATCCGCTTGCGAAGATCGACCTGTATGCGATGTTCATTGATCGGTGCTTCGAGTTTGTCGGCTCGACTGGCGCAGTCGCGATGGTGACCCAGGACAGTTGGATGTTCCTCGGTGCTTACGCCAAGTATCGCGCATGGTTCTTGACCCGTGGGTCGCTCAGAACCCTCGCTCATCTTGGCACATCGGCGTTCGACACCATCGGTGGTGAGGTGGTGTCGACGGTTGCTTTCGTTGCGGACACACGTGTTGCAGGTGCATTACGCTCGGTCTTCGTGAGAGCGGCGGACGTTGAAGGTGGAGTCAAGCGCGCCGTACTCGCTCGAGCCGCTGCTGGGACAGAGACCAAACGAGTGTGGATCCGGCGCTGCTCAGACTTCGTCGATATGCCCAATTCACCTATCGTCTACTGGGCGTCCGATGACGAGATCGATACCTTGCGCAAGGGTCCATTCCTAGGTGAGCTGGTTCAAGCCAGGGAGGGCCTGACGACCGGCAACAACGACCGGTTCCTGCGGCGTTGGTACGAGGTTTCATACGGCCGGATTGGCTTCGGAATCGAATCCACGGAGAAGAGCGTCGTTAGCGGTGCTCGTTGGTTCCCGTATCAGAAGGGCGGATCGTCGCGGCGTTGGTACGGCAACTTCGACTTTGTCGTCGATTGGGAAGACGACGGGGAGCGGGTCCGGGGCAATATTGATGTGGTGACTGGGCGAGTACGGTCGCACAACTACAACGGCACATACGGGTTTAGACGTGGCCTCACTTGGTCGAGTATCTCCGGCGACGGATTCGCCGTCCGTCACGTCGAGGGCGGATTCATGTTCGACACCAAGGGTCCAATGGCGTTCGCAAGTCGCGAGAGTGAGCTGCTCGTGCTGGAGGGGTTTCTCAACAGCTCGACGGCGACGAGGTTCATGCGCCTGCTTGCCCCTCGACTGGACTTCAAGCTCGGTCACCTGTTGAGTCTGCCTGTTCGAGTTCGAGAGAGCACTCGGGTCACGGAGCTGGTAAGGCAGTGTATTCAGCTCGCGAAGCAGGAGTGGGACGCCGATGAACTTTCGGCTGACTTCCTAGCTTCACCCCTTCTTGGTGCAGGTCAAACGCTTGCCATGGCAGTCGAAGCGATTTGTCGAGCAGAGGACGAGTCTGCCGAGATGTTGGCAACCGCTGAAGAAGAATTGGACAGCTATTTCGCTGCTGCATACCTGGGCGAGCAGGCAACCGAGACCATCGACCGTCGCCGGGATCTGGCAAGCGGGGACGGTCGCTGCCGTACGCACATCGAGCACCTTATTTCCTACTCCATCGGCTGCATGTTCGGGCGCTACAGCCTCGACGAAGTCGGGCTGATCCTCGCCGACCAGGGTGCGACGCTTCAGGACTACCTCGCGACGGTGTCTTCGCCAACTTTCGGTCCGGATGCCGACAGCGTGATTCCATTCGTCGACGACGGCTGGTTTGAGGATGACATCGTGGAAAGGTTCCGTCAGTTTCTGCTCACCGCGTTTGGGGCGGAGCACTTCGAGGAGAACTTGCATTTCGTTGAGGAGTCGCTGGGAGTAAAGACACTGCGCGACTACTTCATTACGAAGGCGGGCAAGTCGAAGTTCTACGACGATCACGTGCAGCGCTACCAGCAGCGCCCTATCTACTGGTTGTTCTCCAGCCCCAAGGGCTCGTTCAACGCGCTTATTTACATGCATCGCTATAACCCCTCGACCGTGTCAACGGTGCTGAATGAGTACCTGCGCGAGTACCGTGCCAAGTTGGAGGTCGCGCGCACCAACGCGGAGCAGGCGGCTGCCGCGGGCTCTACGAGGGACCAGAAGGAAGCCGACCGGCTGCGCAAGGTGCTCGCGGAACTTCGTGACTATGAGCACGACGTCCTCTACCCCTTGGCAACTCAGCAGCTCGTCATCAATCTCGACGACGGCGTGAAAGCGAACTACCGCAAGTTTTATCCGGCGCTGAGGAAGATCAAAGGATTGGAGGCGGCAGAGTGA
- a CDS encoding DUF1788 domain-containing protein: MSTTKRSLTSDEKHVYEVLRSTRFLKMEGLSKEVPFFIYHYPPAWARDVDDLRDRVITKLRSDDGLNVVEINLYDLAVQLLRERGVWDRVLALEPDLDKAEFREMVQGMLDPHDHLAPAIRTRLDAEPSDMVFLVGLGEVFPFIRTHTVLENLQSVVTGRPMLAWFPGTYEFTQASGHQLRALNLSASDSYYRAKDILEQEA; encoded by the coding sequence ATGAGCACGACCAAGCGAAGCCTCACGAGCGATGAAAAGCATGTCTACGAGGTGCTGCGCAGTACGCGGTTCTTGAAGATGGAGGGCCTCTCCAAGGAGGTGCCGTTCTTCATCTATCACTACCCGCCCGCGTGGGCCCGTGACGTCGACGACCTCCGCGACCGCGTCATCACGAAACTCCGTAGCGACGACGGATTGAACGTCGTGGAGATCAACCTCTACGACCTTGCCGTGCAGCTGCTCAGAGAACGGGGGGTATGGGATCGGGTCTTGGCATTGGAACCGGACCTTGACAAGGCCGAGTTCCGCGAGATGGTGCAGGGCATGCTTGACCCGCACGATCACCTCGCTCCCGCGATCCGGACCCGTCTGGACGCAGAGCCGAGCGACATGGTCTTCCTCGTTGGCCTCGGCGAGGTGTTCCCCTTCATTCGCACCCACACGGTGTTGGAGAACCTGCAGAGCGTCGTGACGGGTCGTCCGATGCTGGCATGGTTCCCGGGGACGTACGAGTTCACTCAGGCCAGTGGTCACCAGCTACGGGCGCTGAACCTCAGCGCCAGTGACAGCTACTACCGGGCCAAGGACATTCTGGAACAGGAAGCATGA
- the brxC gene encoding BREX system P-loop protein BrxC, with the protein MTTINEIFARPIGRAIEGVIKADDTSHLATEVEEYVLTNEAAKGLEHVLEAYTNYTNANGVWISGFFGSGKSHLLKMLAHLLGDIDGHDYPRAKVSEHFRGRADDAFLPALIEKADRIAAKSLLFNIDQKATLISKDQNDALLKVFVKVFDESRGYYGNQGHIARFERDLDSRGQYNDFKTAFERIAGIAWKQGREQAALEAGHIDQAFAEVNGSASPGIIRQYSTSYSVSIEDFADEVEAWLNQQPEGFRLNFFVDEVGQFIGTNTQLMLNLQTIAESLATKCKGRAWIFVTAQEDMEKVGGDRTKSQANDFSKTEARFKNRLKLTSQDVEEVIRKRLLDKTEAAKPEVAAIYTTEHANFKTLFDFVEGRHYPNYRDERHFVGTYPFVSYQFPLFQSAIEGISDHDIFEGRNSSVGERSMLGVVQEVARTLADKPVGQLASFDQMFEGIRASLKSANQRAINEAERSTSLPPLAIRLLKALFLVKYVDTFKATPRNLTVLVYDRFGTDLTQLGKDVNESLAALEAQTYIQRNGDIYDYLTNEEQKIEQEIKNVDIDNSEVSKKLSDLLTGSVIKATKVVYSKNGQNFPVGFKLDGQAMSKQHELALHFISPETEFSLEQIKAHSAGRDELCVVLAPESDRILADLRLLLKTEKYVKRAQGASRTSIEQTILQTKGTQNAEREKEIVERLRAAVGRSTLIHNAGILDVTSADAVTRINDGFQKVIAATYTNLTLLGGMSFTEQQLSKFVNPPEGGLFGDTASILAVPGDDVLAHLEMSGKRHVQVTMKHLLEKYTTKPYGWDQWSIAAVVAYLAGGSKIEIQLNGKVLARTEITPALRNTQSYPNMVIALQRVFDSKVVGAFRKFVIEFTDDGALTKDPLELARMGKEHLDVKLAELKALRTGSRYPFIDQIDEPIRLLEELCGNRAEWFVTDFAGADELLDAKDSVIDPIKAFLHGSQRGIYDSAAAFMQANQSNIAYLPASTPDAVAFALDDPQIFRGSKTTQLGIAVKALQDQLGDVIKNQRAAATADIKARWDQVPASQSYRDATEAAQQAVTRTAQGVLDRVQHETQIPAIKNLASQFADSIYPQILDELDAARLSPVSEPPIPGTDASSEPTPMPARVKQSVSITKLALPGAGQVLETEADIDSYLDQLRTTLLATIHDNKRITL; encoded by the coding sequence GTGACCACGATCAACGAAATCTTCGCCAGGCCGATCGGCCGTGCCATCGAGGGAGTCATCAAGGCCGATGACACCTCACACCTCGCCACTGAGGTCGAGGAATACGTCCTCACGAACGAGGCTGCCAAGGGCCTCGAACACGTGTTGGAGGCCTACACGAACTACACGAACGCCAACGGCGTCTGGATTTCTGGCTTCTTCGGCTCCGGTAAGTCACACCTGCTGAAGATGCTCGCGCACCTGCTCGGGGACATCGACGGCCACGACTACCCGCGTGCCAAGGTCTCTGAGCACTTCCGTGGCAGGGCCGACGACGCGTTCCTTCCCGCGCTGATCGAAAAGGCTGACCGCATCGCCGCGAAGAGCCTGCTGTTCAACATCGACCAGAAGGCCACGCTGATCTCAAAGGATCAAAACGACGCCCTCCTCAAGGTGTTCGTGAAGGTCTTCGACGAATCCCGCGGGTACTACGGCAACCAGGGCCACATTGCCCGCTTCGAACGCGACCTCGACAGCCGTGGGCAATACAACGATTTCAAAACCGCATTCGAACGCATCGCCGGTATCGCATGGAAGCAGGGACGAGAACAAGCTGCACTCGAAGCCGGGCACATCGACCAGGCCTTCGCCGAGGTCAATGGATCCGCAAGTCCCGGCATCATCCGCCAATACAGCACCAGCTATTCAGTCTCGATCGAGGACTTCGCCGACGAAGTCGAAGCTTGGCTAAACCAGCAACCCGAGGGGTTTCGCCTGAACTTCTTCGTCGACGAGGTGGGTCAATTCATCGGCACGAACACCCAGCTGATGCTGAACCTCCAGACCATCGCCGAATCCCTGGCCACCAAGTGTAAGGGCAGGGCATGGATCTTCGTCACCGCACAGGAAGACATGGAGAAGGTCGGCGGTGACCGCACGAAGTCGCAGGCCAACGACTTCTCCAAGACGGAGGCCCGCTTCAAGAACAGGCTCAAACTCACCAGCCAGGACGTTGAAGAAGTCATCCGTAAACGCCTGCTCGACAAGACTGAGGCTGCGAAACCCGAGGTAGCGGCGATCTACACGACTGAGCATGCGAACTTCAAGACCCTCTTCGACTTCGTGGAGGGCCGCCACTACCCGAACTACCGTGACGAGAGACACTTCGTCGGCACATACCCGTTCGTGAGCTACCAGTTCCCGCTTTTCCAGTCCGCGATCGAGGGCATCAGCGACCATGACATCTTTGAGGGTCGCAACAGCTCGGTCGGTGAACGGTCCATGCTAGGTGTCGTCCAGGAAGTTGCCCGCACGCTGGCTGACAAGCCTGTCGGCCAGCTCGCCTCATTTGACCAGATGTTTGAAGGCATCCGTGCCTCGCTGAAGTCAGCGAACCAGCGCGCGATTAACGAAGCGGAACGCAGCACGTCCCTGCCGCCGCTTGCCATTCGCCTTCTCAAGGCACTCTTCCTGGTCAAGTACGTGGATACCTTCAAGGCAACCCCACGCAATCTCACCGTGCTGGTCTACGACCGTTTTGGCACGGACTTGACGCAACTCGGCAAGGATGTCAACGAGTCGCTAGCCGCGCTGGAGGCGCAGACCTATATCCAGCGCAACGGAGACATCTACGACTACCTCACCAACGAAGAGCAGAAAATCGAGCAGGAGATCAAGAATGTCGACATAGACAATTCCGAGGTTTCTAAGAAGCTGTCCGACCTGCTCACCGGCTCGGTCATCAAAGCGACTAAGGTTGTCTATAGCAAGAACGGCCAGAACTTCCCGGTCGGGTTTAAACTCGACGGGCAGGCGATGAGCAAGCAGCACGAGCTCGCCCTACACTTCATCAGCCCCGAGACCGAGTTTAGCCTTGAGCAGATTAAGGCCCATAGCGCCGGTCGCGATGAACTGTGCGTCGTGCTTGCTCCGGAGTCTGACAGAATCCTCGCCGACCTGCGGCTCCTGCTGAAGACCGAGAAATACGTCAAGCGCGCCCAAGGAGCTAGCCGTACCTCCATCGAGCAGACGATCCTGCAAACAAAGGGCACCCAGAACGCCGAGCGGGAGAAGGAGATCGTCGAACGCCTCCGTGCTGCTGTCGGTCGCTCGACGCTGATTCACAACGCGGGCATCTTGGACGTCACCTCGGCTGACGCGGTGACTCGGATCAACGACGGCTTCCAGAAAGTCATAGCGGCGACCTACACGAACCTCACACTGCTGGGCGGCATGAGCTTCACCGAGCAGCAGCTGTCCAAGTTCGTGAACCCGCCCGAGGGTGGCCTGTTCGGGGATACCGCCAGCATCCTGGCAGTTCCCGGTGATGATGTCCTAGCGCACTTGGAGATGAGCGGTAAGCGTCACGTGCAGGTGACGATGAAGCACCTTCTCGAGAAGTACACGACTAAACCATACGGCTGGGACCAGTGGTCGATCGCGGCAGTGGTGGCCTACCTCGCCGGCGGATCAAAAATCGAGATCCAGCTCAACGGCAAGGTGCTCGCGCGTACCGAGATAACCCCAGCGCTGCGCAACACTCAGAGCTACCCGAACATGGTCATCGCCCTCCAACGCGTGTTCGATTCGAAGGTGGTGGGTGCATTCCGGAAGTTTGTGATCGAGTTCACCGACGACGGGGCGCTCACCAAGGATCCGCTGGAGCTTGCACGCATGGGTAAGGAGCATCTTGACGTCAAACTTGCTGAATTGAAAGCTCTGCGCACCGGGTCCCGGTACCCGTTCATTGACCAGATCGATGAGCCGATCCGGCTACTCGAAGAGCTGTGTGGCAACAGGGCGGAGTGGTTCGTAACCGACTTTGCCGGCGCCGACGAACTACTCGACGCGAAAGACAGCGTGATTGACCCGATCAAGGCGTTCTTGCATGGCAGCCAGCGTGGCATCTATGACTCGGCCGCAGCTTTTATGCAAGCGAATCAGTCCAACATCGCCTACCTGCCTGCCAGCACGCCTGACGCGGTCGCGTTCGCCCTTGACGACCCGCAGATCTTCCGGGGCAGCAAAACTACGCAATTGGGTATTGCGGTCAAAGCGTTGCAGGACCAACTCGGCGACGTAATCAAGAATCAGCGCGCTGCCGCCACGGCGGACATAAAGGCACGCTGGGATCAGGTGCCCGCCAGCCAGTCATACAGAGATGCGACCGAGGCCGCACAGCAAGCGGTGACACGCACGGCCCAGGGTGTGCTCGACCGAGTGCAGCACGAGACACAGATCCCCGCGATCAAGAATCTCGCCTCGCAGTTCGCAGACTCCATCTACCCGCAGATTCTCGATGAACTGGACGCGGCACGACTTTCTCCGGTGTCGGAGCCGCCGATTCCCGGAACCGACGCGAGCTCTGAGCCGACACCGATGCCCGCCCGTGTCAAACAGAGCGTTTCAATCACGAAACTGGCGCTACCCGGCGCTGGTCAGGTGCTCGAAACCGAGGCCGACATCGACAGCTACCTCGACCAGCTTCGCACAACACTGCTTGCGACCATCCACGACAACAAGCGCATCACTCTCTAG
- the pglZ gene encoding BREX-1 system phosphatase PglZ type A gives MSSISEHLATRFDQHRLVVWHDLEGSYATDVDFQAPPGVTVLHVQNDEFSIKHRVLRDEPSTKFLIYRSGPVAEGPGNWLLDLELAYGVFTADHRALMRADLGLMTPGSDELIAKHGTFFGDAKLVAKLRPLLSTKDDLAKVQAKMCAVVLDQKEHSFSELIRTLLVQHAAGDSAGYEALVKQGLADFQWAGAANIYGYHSETPSMAGFVLWMFKQARGGFAATTSNAARNIEIDFRSFRNDRHSLVALKKLARQAETDLDYIEQASDASLSELVATDIFDAGEKEIIRRLIQGIASQTIPLPDIAGIIRTRRRDSIWFDDYATLYAALGAAAELIPAIRSALIEVSSFDDGFSRYRDDLFRIDQLYRQYTLASRTAEFTQPLEALNEQVENAYVTDFLSKLGISWQQQIDQVETWKSLAITSQSSFYHQYIAPLVRGGRKKAVVVISDALRYEVADELASKIRGENKYDAKIEAILGVLPSYTQLGMASLLPHKTLAHSENGDPVLVDGQASNGTANRSMILSSVGGTAIQATDFLKMKPAERRDLYAAHQVLYVYHDTIDATGDKAVSEHRTFKAAADAIDDLIDIVKKLANANATNIFVTADHGFLYQESKLAAQFNLTVKPQGDKVVVANRRYVLGRGLKEDDAFRRFLPEQLGLSSGLEVQIPNSICRIVKPGAGFQFVHGGASLQEIVVPVISINKGRSDTVEPVNIDIHPESDKITTGQIVVKLFQQSAVTDQRTARKLRAGLYFGDQLISNEPELLFDAESTEGRDRFQSVRLLLSKDADEANNQSVEFRLSEPIGDTGEWKKYKSVPYTLKRSFTTDFDF, from the coding sequence GTGTCTTCGATCTCGGAACACCTCGCGACACGCTTCGATCAGCACCGCTTGGTGGTATGGCACGACCTTGAAGGCAGCTACGCTACCGATGTCGACTTCCAGGCGCCTCCCGGCGTAACGGTGCTGCATGTCCAGAACGACGAGTTCTCAATTAAACACCGCGTGCTACGCGACGAGCCCAGCACAAAGTTTCTGATCTATCGCAGCGGTCCTGTTGCTGAAGGGCCGGGCAACTGGCTGCTAGATCTCGAACTCGCGTACGGTGTGTTCACTGCCGATCACCGCGCGCTCATGCGAGCTGACCTCGGCCTCATGACGCCCGGATCCGATGAACTGATTGCTAAGCACGGGACGTTTTTTGGCGACGCGAAGCTGGTTGCGAAGCTTAGGCCGTTGCTGAGCACCAAAGATGATCTCGCCAAGGTTCAGGCGAAGATGTGTGCGGTCGTGCTCGACCAGAAGGAGCATAGCTTCTCCGAGCTGATCCGTACCCTGCTGGTGCAGCACGCCGCGGGCGACAGCGCCGGCTACGAGGCGCTCGTGAAACAGGGGCTTGCCGACTTCCAATGGGCAGGGGCCGCGAACATTTACGGTTACCACTCTGAGACGCCGAGCATGGCCGGGTTCGTGCTATGGATGTTTAAGCAAGCCCGGGGCGGGTTCGCGGCCACGACCTCGAACGCCGCGCGCAACATTGAGATTGACTTTCGTAGCTTCCGGAATGACCGTCACAGCCTAGTTGCGCTGAAGAAGCTCGCTCGTCAGGCCGAAACTGACCTGGACTACATCGAGCAAGCTAGTGACGCCTCGCTTTCCGAACTCGTGGCCACAGACATCTTCGACGCAGGCGAGAAGGAGATCATCCGACGTCTGATCCAAGGCATAGCCTCGCAGACAATCCCGTTGCCTGACATCGCAGGCATCATCCGCACCCGTCGCCGTGACAGCATTTGGTTTGACGACTACGCGACGCTTTATGCTGCGCTCGGCGCGGCAGCCGAGCTGATCCCGGCAATCCGTTCTGCGCTGATCGAAGTGTCGAGTTTCGATGATGGCTTCAGCCGTTACCGCGACGATCTCTTCCGCATCGACCAGCTCTACCGGCAGTACACGCTCGCGTCGCGGACAGCCGAGTTCACGCAGCCGCTAGAAGCGCTGAACGAGCAGGTGGAGAACGCCTACGTCACCGATTTCCTCTCCAAGCTCGGGATCAGCTGGCAACAACAGATAGACCAGGTCGAGACGTGGAAGTCGCTCGCGATTACCTCTCAGAGTTCTTTCTACCACCAATACATCGCCCCGCTGGTGCGAGGTGGACGCAAGAAGGCTGTTGTCGTCATCTCCGATGCGCTGCGCTACGAGGTCGCCGACGAACTGGCTTCCAAGATCCGCGGCGAGAACAAGTACGACGCCAAGATCGAGGCCATTCTCGGGGTATTGCCCAGTTACACCCAGCTTGGAATGGCGTCGCTGCTCCCGCACAAGACACTCGCGCACTCCGAGAACGGCGACCCTGTGCTCGTGGACGGTCAGGCCTCCAATGGCACGGCGAACCGCTCGATGATCCTTAGCTCCGTCGGCGGTACGGCAATCCAGGCCACCGATTTCCTGAAGATGAAGCCCGCGGAGCGGCGCGATCTCTACGCAGCGCACCAGGTGCTCTATGTCTATCACGACACCATCGACGCAACCGGTGACAAGGCGGTGTCGGAGCACCGGACGTTCAAGGCCGCGGCTGATGCGATCGATGACCTCATCGACATCGTCAAGAAGCTGGCGAACGCCAACGCGACGAACATCTTCGTCACCGCCGACCACGGCTTCCTGTACCAGGAGTCGAAGCTGGCGGCACAGTTCAATCTGACCGTGAAGCCGCAGGGCGACAAGGTCGTAGTCGCGAACCGCCGGTACGTTCTTGGGCGAGGGTTGAAGGAAGATGACGCGTTCCGTCGTTTCCTGCCGGAGCAGCTCGGGCTGTCGAGTGGTCTGGAGGTTCAGATCCCGAACTCGATCTGCCGGATCGTTAAGCCTGGTGCCGGGTTCCAGTTCGTCCACGGTGGCGCGTCGTTGCAGGAGATCGTGGTGCCGGTCATCTCGATCAACAAGGGACGTTCCGACACCGTTGAGCCTGTGAACATCGACATCCATCCGGAGTCCGACAAGATCACGACCGGTCAGATCGTGGTAAAGCTCTTCCAGCAGAGCGCTGTCACTGATCAGCGCACGGCGAGGAAGCTGCGTGCAGGTCTCTACTTCGGTGATCAGCTGATTTCCAACGAGCCCGAGTTGCTCTTCGATGCCGAGAGCACCGAGGGGCGTGATCGGTTCCAGAGTGTCCGTCTGCTGCTGAGCAAGGACGCGGATGAGGCGAATAACCAGAGCGTGGAGTTCCGGCTTTCCGAGCCCATTGGTGACACCGGCGAGTGGAAGAAGTACAAGAGCGTGCCCTACACGCTTAAGCGCTCCTTCACCACGGACTTCGACTTCTAA